The Micromonospora sp. WMMD961 genome has a segment encoding these proteins:
- a CDS encoding LuxR family transcriptional regulator encodes MASDVDTAPLVGRAELVRTVRSALLGDAAHGQTAAVFLTGESGVGKTRLLGEIGDRLRDQGAVVLTGSCLDIGDASPLHPLLQALRRYDADLSASRARSSSAVRGLLQMVADETAGPDGAGALLERVSRGLHLIAEGRPLVLILDDLQWVDRSTRQLLLYLLAGLGDLQLSVLAAVRAESLQGAHPLRRVLTELRRLRTVRVLDLAPLGRADTEELAAAVVGRTLSADAAEQVWQRSGGNPFVIEELARDLRDGRDGLSETLREIFLDRVDALPQHAHAVVHAVAAGVEPVQHWLLAEVLRLPEDELIDAARAAVAHRLLVGADDGYRLRHRLVAEVLAHELLPAERSGLHRRYAEALTSAPGELHQARLAHHWRLAGDPARALPAAVAAAQEAERLHGYAEAHRHWSAALQLAAESGPLAVDRVELLGHAAEAAHHCGEHARALALLEELAALQGGEPSCALHIRRARYLAAAGRSALAEEEYQRALKAADCSPRDRASAAARLAELLLHLGRYADAGERAREALALAEKVEGSATEVVLASSALGFSDACLEDPDAGLAVMRDALDAAERAGQPEDVACAYLHLAELLTGPLNILEEGVVVARRGAERVAELGLGRTWGTRLLAIAINGLFRVGQWAEAEKVVAAALRHRPSGADAVELLLARCRLSVGYGDIEAAGRDLDAVATLLAGGGARHVIPLLTLRSGLAMWEGRHDVARQAVQRGLTESRSDDVMILSALVWHGLRAEAEAHASRTVDVDPTAVRRLRDVADRVARKSAGAARPVRSVVEAFLALCAAEVSRLDGSDPELWAVSAAEWDRRNHPYPAAYSRLRQAEALLARRSRLATAAKLLREAYEVAQGLGAVPLTSEIRELAGRARVPLEERDTTGATRGAPAPASDDELAALTAREREVLALVAEGLTNKEIGQRLFISERTIGVHVSHIFDKLQVRTRVQASAIQLRNHRG; translated from the coding sequence ATGGCCAGCGATGTGGACACCGCACCGCTCGTGGGTCGGGCCGAGCTGGTGCGGACGGTCCGGTCCGCGTTGCTCGGTGACGCGGCGCACGGGCAGACCGCCGCCGTCTTCCTGACCGGCGAGAGTGGTGTGGGCAAGACCCGGTTGCTGGGTGAGATCGGCGACCGGCTGCGTGACCAGGGCGCCGTGGTGCTCACCGGCAGCTGCCTGGACATCGGCGACGCCTCTCCGCTGCATCCACTGTTGCAGGCGCTGCGCCGCTACGACGCCGACCTGTCCGCCTCTCGCGCGCGCAGCTCCTCGGCCGTACGGGGGCTGTTGCAGATGGTCGCCGACGAGACCGCCGGCCCGGACGGCGCGGGCGCGTTGCTGGAGCGGGTCTCGCGCGGGCTGCACCTGATCGCCGAGGGCAGACCGCTGGTGTTGATCCTCGACGACCTGCAGTGGGTCGACCGCAGCACCCGGCAGCTGTTGCTCTACCTGTTGGCCGGTCTGGGTGACCTTCAGCTGTCGGTGCTGGCAGCGGTACGCGCCGAGTCGTTGCAGGGCGCGCACCCACTGCGCCGGGTGCTCACCGAGCTGCGTCGCCTGCGGACGGTGCGGGTGCTCGACCTCGCGCCGTTGGGCCGGGCCGACACCGAGGAACTCGCCGCCGCGGTGGTCGGCCGGACCCTGTCCGCGGACGCGGCCGAGCAGGTGTGGCAGCGCAGCGGCGGCAACCCGTTCGTCATCGAGGAGTTGGCCCGCGACCTGCGCGACGGCCGCGACGGCCTGTCCGAGACGCTGCGGGAGATATTCCTCGACCGGGTCGACGCGCTGCCGCAGCACGCGCACGCGGTGGTGCACGCGGTGGCCGCCGGCGTCGAGCCGGTGCAGCACTGGCTGCTGGCCGAGGTGCTGCGGCTGCCCGAGGACGAGCTGATCGACGCGGCCCGCGCGGCGGTGGCACACCGGCTGCTGGTCGGCGCCGACGACGGTTACCGGCTGCGGCACCGCCTGGTCGCCGAGGTGCTCGCGCACGAGTTGCTGCCGGCCGAGCGTTCCGGGTTGCACCGCCGCTACGCCGAGGCGCTGACCTCGGCGCCCGGTGAGCTGCACCAGGCCCGACTGGCCCACCACTGGCGGTTGGCCGGTGACCCGGCGCGCGCGTTGCCGGCGGCGGTGGCCGCCGCGCAGGAGGCCGAGCGGCTGCACGGTTACGCCGAGGCGCACCGGCACTGGTCGGCGGCGTTGCAGCTCGCCGCCGAGTCGGGTCCGCTCGCGGTGGACCGTGTCGAACTGCTCGGACACGCCGCCGAAGCCGCCCACCACTGTGGGGAGCACGCCCGGGCGTTGGCCCTGCTGGAGGAGCTGGCCGCGCTCCAGGGCGGTGAACCGAGCTGCGCGCTGCACATCCGCCGGGCCCGTTACCTGGCCGCCGCCGGTCGCTCGGCGCTGGCCGAGGAGGAATACCAGCGGGCGCTGAAGGCGGCGGACTGCTCCCCGCGCGACCGCGCCTCGGCCGCCGCGCGCCTGGCCGAGCTGCTGCTGCACCTGGGCCGGTACGCCGACGCCGGTGAGCGGGCGCGGGAGGCGCTGGCGCTGGCCGAGAAGGTGGAGGGGTCCGCCACCGAGGTCGTGCTGGCCAGCTCCGCGCTGGGCTTCAGCGACGCCTGCCTGGAGGACCCGGACGCCGGTCTGGCGGTCATGCGCGACGCCCTCGACGCCGCTGAGCGCGCCGGCCAGCCCGAGGACGTGGCCTGCGCATACCTGCACCTGGCGGAGTTGCTGACCGGGCCGCTGAACATCCTCGAGGAGGGCGTCGTCGTGGCCCGGCGGGGCGCCGAGCGGGTGGCGGAGCTGGGGCTGGGCCGCACCTGGGGCACCCGGCTGTTGGCCATCGCCATCAACGGGCTGTTCCGGGTGGGTCAGTGGGCCGAGGCGGAGAAGGTGGTCGCGGCGGCGCTGCGGCACCGACCGTCCGGTGCGGACGCCGTCGAGTTGCTGCTCGCCCGGTGTCGGCTCTCGGTGGGCTACGGCGACATCGAGGCCGCCGGTCGGGACCTGGACGCCGTGGCGACCCTGCTCGCCGGCGGTGGGGCGCGGCACGTCATTCCGCTGCTCACCCTGCGCTCCGGGTTGGCCATGTGGGAGGGCCGGCACGACGTGGCGCGGCAGGCGGTGCAGCGTGGCCTCACCGAGAGCCGCTCCGACGACGTGATGATCCTGTCCGCGCTGGTCTGGCACGGTCTGCGCGCCGAGGCGGAGGCGCACGCCAGCCGCACCGTGGACGTGGACCCGACGGCGGTACGCCGGCTGCGCGACGTCGCCGACCGGGTGGCCCGCAAGAGCGCGGGCGCGGCGCGACCGGTGCGGTCGGTGGTGGAGGCGTTCCTGGCGCTCTGCGCCGCCGAGGTGAGCCGCCTCGACGGCAGCGATCCGGAGCTGTGGGCCGTGTCGGCGGCCGAGTGGGACCGTCGCAATCACCCCTACCCGGCGGCGTACTCGCGGCTGCGGCAGGCCGAGGCGCTGTTGGCTCGGCGCAGTCGGCTGGCGACCGCCGCCAAGCTGCTGCGCGAGGCGTACGAGGTGGCGCAGGGGTTGGGCGCGGTGCCGTTGACCTCGGAGATCCGCGAGCTGGCCGGGCGGGCCCGGGTGCCGCTGGAGGAGCGGGACACCACCGGCGCCACGCGGGGTGCACCGGCCCCGGCGTCCGACGACGAGCTGGCGGCGCTCACCGCACGGGAGCGGGAAGTGCTCGCGTTGGTCGCGGAGGGGCTGACCAACAAGGAGATCGGGCAGCGGCTGTTCATCAGCGAGCGGACCATCGGCGTGCACGTCTCGCACATCTTCGACAAGTTGCAGGTCCGCACCCGCGTTCAGGCCAGCGCGATCCAGTTGCGCAACCACCGGGGCTGA
- a CDS encoding adenylate/guanylate cyclase domain-containing protein codes for MTSNIVVVDPQRTGTGHWPVPEERRTVTVLFADIVGSTGLVERLDPEDVRALQRAYFDTVAGVLHRWQGVVEKYVGDAVMALFGARHSDGFDAYRAVRAGLEIQAALDRRPMVGDIRLRVRVGVATGEVVVDLGGAVSGGHGVASGAVITTAARLQEYAKPGAVALCAATARATAGLITQRQLAAVPVTGRVPPMPVWHAVGPVRPGTDRHDGPLIGRRRELATIRDQVSQAIREQSPKWLSLVGPTGSGRSRLLHELTRGLTTVDGMSVRWCVATCQPYPDQVLAPAAELLRGLAGVRHGDGPAVVHDRLVSTLTSLFSPERVATAIPALQRFLTTPDSSSAALAGAAVCRDVLLRLAANQPLIVAVDDVDRAAPAMSRFLHALFSAATARGLPLALITLHQPQWADSRPSPARRLTIGPLATVQSGRLLRHLLSRAGQPVTLAGRLLPLVGGRPGHAAAYVASLVEGADPEALPLPEALRRVAGAELDHLDGERRAVLMAAGTLGGVVSGAAVDRALDWTPGRSAPALRGLVAAGLLLLHRAGGYVFAAPALRQVAAERLPRALRAVFSRRVADGVCIDTVHPEAVLPNSPAAERPAAVRAGAVRAGAVVGGSGAQTAEVVPLDAARSRAGLRALPSALAQAPQSGLTGSPRRRMPTPTMAPPPTAINGPGGPRRLRAVASAGDVRASPSRANTGHHWPSDVGHSPAAIRAVPAVPRSAGQGAPAGVDAPPGAMRAVPRPPLIRRPDALAASA; via the coding sequence ATGACCAGCAACATCGTCGTCGTCGACCCGCAGCGGACCGGGACTGGACACTGGCCGGTGCCGGAGGAGAGACGCACCGTCACCGTCCTCTTCGCTGACATCGTCGGCTCCACCGGTCTGGTGGAGCGACTCGACCCGGAGGACGTCCGCGCCCTGCAACGGGCCTACTTCGACACCGTCGCCGGCGTGCTGCACCGCTGGCAGGGAGTCGTGGAGAAGTACGTCGGCGACGCGGTGATGGCCCTCTTCGGCGCGCGGCACTCGGACGGCTTCGACGCGTACCGGGCGGTGCGCGCCGGGCTGGAAATCCAGGCCGCGCTGGACCGCCGGCCAATGGTCGGCGACATCAGACTGCGCGTGCGCGTCGGTGTCGCCACCGGCGAGGTCGTGGTCGACCTGGGCGGCGCCGTCAGTGGCGGGCACGGCGTGGCCAGCGGCGCGGTGATCACCACCGCGGCCCGCCTGCAGGAGTACGCGAAGCCCGGCGCCGTGGCGCTCTGCGCGGCCACCGCACGGGCCACCGCCGGCCTGATCACCCAGCGTCAGCTGGCCGCGGTGCCGGTCACCGGCCGGGTCCCTCCGATGCCGGTATGGCACGCCGTCGGCCCGGTACGCCCCGGCACCGACCGCCACGACGGCCCGCTGATCGGTCGTCGCCGTGAACTGGCCACCATCCGCGACCAGGTGAGCCAGGCCATCCGCGAACAGAGCCCGAAGTGGCTGTCCCTGGTCGGCCCGACCGGCAGTGGCCGCAGCCGCCTGCTGCACGAGTTGACCCGCGGACTGACCACGGTGGACGGGATGTCGGTGCGCTGGTGTGTGGCGACCTGCCAGCCGTACCCCGATCAGGTGCTGGCACCGGCCGCCGAACTGCTCCGCGGCCTCGCGGGGGTGCGGCACGGCGACGGCCCGGCGGTGGTCCACGACCGACTGGTCTCCACCCTGACGTCGCTGTTCTCCCCGGAGCGCGTCGCCACGGCGATCCCGGCCCTGCAGAGGTTCCTGACCACTCCGGACAGCTCGTCGGCGGCGCTGGCGGGGGCGGCGGTCTGCCGGGACGTCCTGCTGCGCCTGGCCGCGAACCAGCCACTGATCGTCGCCGTGGACGACGTGGACCGGGCTGCGCCCGCGATGAGCCGGTTCCTGCACGCGTTGTTCAGCGCGGCGACGGCACGCGGTCTGCCACTTGCCCTGATCACCCTGCACCAACCGCAGTGGGCCGACTCCCGACCGAGCCCGGCGCGACGGCTGACCATCGGGCCACTGGCCACGGTGCAGTCCGGACGACTGCTGCGCCACCTGCTGAGCCGGGCCGGGCAGCCGGTGACCCTGGCCGGCCGGTTGCTGCCGCTGGTGGGAGGCCGACCCGGGCACGCGGCGGCGTACGTCGCGTCGCTCGTGGAGGGTGCCGACCCGGAGGCGCTCCCGCTGCCCGAGGCGCTACGCCGGGTGGCCGGCGCGGAGCTGGACCATCTCGACGGTGAACGGCGGGCGGTGCTGATGGCCGCCGGCACCCTCGGCGGTGTGGTCTCCGGTGCTGCCGTCGACCGGGCCCTCGACTGGACGCCCGGCCGGTCCGCACCGGCGCTACGCGGACTGGTCGCCGCCGGGCTGCTGCTCCTTCACCGAGCCGGCGGGTACGTGTTCGCCGCGCCCGCACTGCGTCAGGTCGCCGCCGAACGCCTCCCTCGCGCGTTGCGCGCGGTCTTCAGCCGCCGCGTCGCCGACGGCGTCTGCATCGACACCGTCCACCCGGAGGCCGTCCTGCCCAACAGCCCTGCCGCCGAACGCCCGGCCGCCGTTCGCGCGGGTGCCGTTCGCGCGGGTGCCGTCGTGGGCGGCTCGGGGGCGCAGACCGCCGAGGTCGTGCCGCTCGACGCCGCTCGCTCCCGGGCGGGCCTGCGCGCTCTCCCGTCGGCGCTTGCCCAGGCACCGCAATCCGGTCTTACCGGCTCCCCACGCCGACGCATGCCCACCCCGACGATGGCCCCACCACCCACCGCGATCAACGGGCCGGGCGGCCCTCGCCGACTCCGAGCCGTCGCGTCAGCCGGCGACGTGAGGGCGTCCCCGTCGCGGGCCAACACGGGCCACCACTGGCCCTCGGACGTCGGCCATTCCCCGGCGGCGATCCGTGCCGTGCCTGCCGTGCCGAGGTCAGCCGGACAGGGCGCGCCTGCCGGCGTCGACGCCCCGCCCGGCGCGATGCGCGCCGTACCCCGCCCGCCGTTGATCCGCCGGCCGGACGCCCTGGCCGCCTCCGCCTGA
- a CDS encoding methyltransferase domain-containing protein: MTTTVFDDHERSRWAGRATAYDRSFAALCAHPAPSLLDAANVGAGLRVLDAGTGPGTVAMLACARGATVVAVDPEPTMVEMARSRVPSAEEVRLAALPSLPFASGHFDAAVANFVINHVGDPLAAISELRRVVRPAGRIAVTIWPYPPPKAQRLWGEVFDAAGVERRTSMPRVDADKDFPRTLDGLAGVLDAAGLTDVRCETITWAHRTDSEAWWSGPANGISTPGLLMETQPPDMIVRIRSAYDELTSVYRGADGLLALPTAALLASASVP, encoded by the coding sequence ATGACGACGACAGTCTTCGACGATCACGAGCGGTCGCGCTGGGCCGGGCGTGCGACGGCGTACGACCGCAGCTTCGCCGCGCTCTGTGCCCATCCGGCACCGTCGTTGTTGGACGCCGCCAACGTCGGCGCGGGCCTGCGGGTGCTCGATGCCGGCACCGGTCCCGGGACCGTCGCCATGTTGGCGTGCGCTCGTGGTGCCACCGTCGTGGCCGTCGACCCCGAGCCCACCATGGTGGAGATGGCCCGTAGCCGGGTCCCGTCCGCCGAAGAGGTCCGCCTCGCGGCTCTGCCCAGCCTCCCGTTCGCCTCCGGGCACTTCGACGCGGCCGTGGCGAACTTCGTGATCAATCACGTGGGCGATCCGCTGGCCGCGATCAGTGAGCTCCGGCGGGTCGTTCGGCCGGCTGGTCGGATCGCCGTGACGATCTGGCCCTACCCGCCGCCGAAGGCGCAGCGTCTCTGGGGTGAGGTCTTCGATGCTGCTGGGGTCGAACGCCGAACATCGATGCCGAGGGTGGATGCGGACAAGGACTTCCCCCGTACTCTCGATGGGCTGGCGGGTGTGCTCGACGCCGCCGGGCTCACGGACGTGCGCTGCGAGACGATCACCTGGGCGCATCGGACCGACTCCGAGGCGTGGTGGAGCGGCCCGGCGAACGGCATCAGCACGCCGGGTCTGCTGATGGAGACCCAGCCGCCGGACATGATCGTTCGCATTCGTTCCGCGTACGACGAGTTGACTTCCGTCTACCGTGGTGCGGACGGCCTGCTCGCCCTGCCCACGGCGGCGCTGCTGGCCTCGGCGTCCGTGCCGTAG
- a CDS encoding TetR/AcrR family transcriptional regulator, which yields MTDRLPHALRADALDNRERILEAARAVFAVDGLDVPMREVARRAGVAPATLYRRFPTKEMLVTEAFAEQMYACRTVVDEGLADLDPWHGFCLVITKMCELHARDRGFTAALISTFPKAVDFEARREYALRAIDELARRAKEAGRLRPDFVLHDVILVLMANSGIHASSPTTQVSASRRFAALAISAFQASPDVSPLPPVARLAPAAPASRRG from the coding sequence GTGACCGACCGTTTGCCTCACGCGCTTCGCGCCGACGCCCTGGACAACCGCGAGCGCATCCTCGAGGCCGCCCGCGCGGTCTTCGCCGTTGACGGCCTGGACGTGCCGATGCGGGAGGTTGCTCGGCGCGCCGGGGTTGCACCCGCCACCCTGTACCGCCGTTTTCCGACCAAGGAGATGCTGGTCACCGAGGCATTCGCAGAACAGATGTACGCATGTCGCACCGTTGTCGACGAGGGCCTTGCCGATCTGGATCCATGGCACGGTTTCTGCCTCGTGATCACGAAAATGTGTGAACTGCACGCACGCGACCGAGGCTTTACCGCAGCGCTTATTTCGACCTTTCCCAAGGCGGTTGATTTCGAGGCGCGCCGTGAATACGCGCTCAGAGCGATCGACGAATTGGCCCGCCGCGCCAAGGAGGCGGGCCGCCTGCGCCCCGACTTCGTCCTGCACGACGTCATCCTCGTACTCATGGCCAACAGCGGTATCCACGCGTCCTCGCCGACTACCCAGGTCAGCGCCTCCCGGCGCTTCGCCGCGCTTGCCATCTCGGCATTCCAAGCCTCCCCGGACGTCTCGCCGCTCCCGCCCGTGGCGCGGTTGGCGCCGGCGGCACCGGCATCCAGACGCGGGTGA
- a CDS encoding NADP-dependent oxidoreductase: MRALQFSKYGPASVLEVSEAPEPHAGPGQIRVAVRASGVNPADTYVRVGRFQEWIPLRLPHVPGVDAAGVVDEVGDGVSTARVGDEVFGITDYNQMGGANAEYAVLAAWARKPAALTWEQAGGAASNIETATRVLDRLEVKDGTTLLIEGAAGGVGTTAIQLAVARGAVVIGTASDRNHEFVASLGAIPTTYGPRLAERVHTLVPGGVDVVLDCAGSGSIPDLVGLVASPDRVVSIADINAAAYGVRLSRGSGPGADTPALEGIAAAGELAEQGRFTVPVAAVFTLAEAATAHELSESRHARGKIVLKP; the protein is encoded by the coding sequence ATGAGGGCTTTGCAATTTTCGAAGTACGGTCCCGCGAGTGTCCTTGAGGTGTCGGAGGCACCGGAACCGCACGCCGGACCCGGCCAGATACGGGTGGCGGTTCGGGCCTCGGGTGTCAATCCGGCCGACACGTACGTCCGCGTCGGCCGATTCCAGGAGTGGATCCCGCTCCGCCTGCCGCACGTGCCCGGTGTCGACGCTGCCGGCGTGGTCGATGAGGTCGGTGACGGGGTGAGCACTGCTCGGGTGGGCGATGAGGTTTTCGGGATCACGGACTACAACCAGATGGGCGGGGCGAACGCCGAATACGCCGTCCTGGCCGCGTGGGCACGGAAGCCGGCCGCCCTGACCTGGGAGCAGGCCGGCGGCGCGGCGAGCAACATCGAGACGGCCACCCGAGTGCTCGACCGGTTGGAGGTCAAGGACGGCACTACGCTGTTGATCGAGGGCGCGGCTGGCGGGGTCGGCACGACCGCGATCCAGCTCGCGGTCGCTCGGGGCGCGGTCGTGATCGGCACTGCCAGTGACCGCAACCATGAGTTCGTCGCCTCGCTCGGGGCGATCCCGACCACCTACGGCCCCAGGCTGGCCGAGCGGGTCCACACCCTGGTGCCCGGCGGGGTGGATGTCGTACTCGACTGTGCCGGCTCTGGGTCCATACCCGACCTGGTCGGCCTGGTCGCGAGCCCGGACAGGGTGGTGAGCATCGCCGACATCAACGCCGCGGCCTACGGCGTGCGCCTGTCGCGTGGCTCAGGTCCCGGCGCGGACACACCGGCTCTGGAAGGAATCGCCGCCGCCGGCGAACTCGCCGAGCAGGGTCGTTTCACGGTGCCGGTCGCGGCCGTGTTCACTCTGGCAGAGGCGGCTACCGCCCACGAGTTGAGTGAGTCCCGCCACGCGCGAGGCAAAATCGTGCTGAAGCCGTAG
- a CDS encoding dienelactone hydrolase family protein, whose product MRHVVLFHSVYGLRPAVRAAADRIRAAGHQVSAPELYGVPAADTVEEGFALLDKVGQEVVLDRARTALRDLPPETVLAGFSMGAGVAGALLAERPEAAGLLLLHGTGGAPDAVRPGLPVQLHLADPDPYDAADEVDEWQQAMTDAGADLTVFRYPGVGHLFSDPDLAEHSPDATASVWPRVLAFLAAP is encoded by the coding sequence ATGCGACACGTCGTGCTGTTCCACTCCGTGTACGGGCTGCGGCCCGCCGTGCGCGCCGCCGCCGACCGGATACGCGCCGCCGGGCACCAGGTCAGCGCCCCCGAACTGTACGGCGTCCCGGCCGCCGACACCGTCGAGGAGGGCTTCGCGCTGCTCGACAAGGTCGGCCAGGAGGTGGTGCTCGACCGGGCCCGCACCGCGCTGCGCGACCTGCCACCCGAGACGGTGCTGGCCGGCTTCTCGATGGGTGCCGGCGTGGCCGGGGCGCTGCTGGCCGAACGCCCCGAGGCCGCCGGTTTGCTCCTGCTGCACGGCACCGGCGGCGCCCCGGACGCGGTCCGACCCGGGTTGCCGGTGCAGTTGCACCTGGCCGACCCCGACCCGTACGACGCGGCGGACGAGGTCGACGAGTGGCAGCAGGCCATGACCGACGCCGGTGCCGACCTGACGGTCTTCCGTTACCCCGGCGTGGGCCACCTGTTCAGCGACCCGGACCTGGCCGAGCACTCCCCGGACGCCACCGCATCGGTCTGGCCGCGCGTGCTGGCCTTCCTGGCCGCCCCCTGA
- a CDS encoding nucleotide disphospho-sugar-binding domain-containing protein, whose translation MRVLVVSAPLVGHVFPLVPLAVALRDAGHDVLLATGGGGLAAADAGLAVHDIAPGFDFGRIALRVFPRHPLIARAEMAGTAGTRGAGLLFGALNDQLTDPVVALATQWQPDLVLYEPFAVAGAVAAARLDVPAVRQENALFDGRDLVRATTGRLGAALRRHGLSELPPPAAALAVAPPSVATQGGWPMRYDSYVGGGELPAWLREPGERPRILVTRSTLTGPGDRGPMPAVVAAAAQVDAEIVLVRPDERSVRSLPGNVRVVDWIPLDEAMPASVALVHHGGAGSVLGALAAGLPQLATVGPGDRRHNAELVARRGAGLALRPRDITAQTLTRLLTDDDLRTVAGQVSREIAAMPPPTDLVARLAALV comes from the coding sequence ATGCGCGTGCTGGTGGTCTCCGCCCCGCTCGTCGGGCACGTCTTCCCGCTGGTGCCGCTCGCGGTCGCGCTGCGCGACGCCGGTCACGACGTGTTGCTGGCCACCGGTGGCGGTGGTCTGGCCGCGGCCGACGCCGGTCTGGCGGTGCACGACATCGCTCCGGGCTTCGACTTCGGCCGGATCGCGCTGCGAGTCTTCCCCCGCCATCCGCTGATCGCGCGCGCCGAAATGGCCGGCACCGCCGGCACCCGGGGCGCCGGCCTGCTCTTCGGCGCGCTCAACGACCAGCTCACCGACCCGGTGGTCGCGCTGGCCACCCAGTGGCAGCCGGACCTTGTGCTGTACGAGCCGTTCGCGGTCGCCGGCGCGGTGGCCGCGGCGCGCCTCGACGTGCCGGCCGTACGGCAGGAGAACGCCCTCTTCGACGGCCGCGACCTGGTCCGCGCGACGACCGGCCGGCTCGGCGCCGCCCTGCGCCGACACGGTCTGAGCGAACTGCCACCGCCCGCCGCCGCTCTCGCCGTGGCCCCGCCCAGCGTCGCCACCCAGGGCGGCTGGCCGATGCGGTACGACTCCTACGTCGGCGGCGGCGAACTGCCGGCCTGGCTGCGCGAGCCGGGTGAGCGTCCCCGGATCCTGGTCACCCGCAGCACCCTGACCGGCCCCGGCGACCGGGGGCCGATGCCCGCCGTGGTGGCCGCCGCCGCTCAGGTGGACGCCGAGATCGTGCTGGTCCGACCGGACGAGCGGTCGGTTCGTTCACTGCCCGGCAACGTGCGGGTGGTCGACTGGATCCCGCTCGACGAGGCGATGCCGGCGAGCGTGGCGCTGGTGCACCACGGTGGGGCGGGCAGTGTCTTGGGTGCCCTCGCCGCCGGCCTACCCCAACTGGCCACCGTCGGTCCGGGGGACCGGCGGCACAACGCCGAGCTGGTGGCCCGCCGAGGTGCCGGCCTGGCGCTGCGCCCCCGGGACATCACCGCGCAGACGCTGACCCGTCTGCTCACCGACGACGACCTGCGCACCGTCGCCGGGCAGGTCAGCCGGGAGATCGCCGCGATGCCGCCGCCGACCGACCTCGTCGCGCGGCTGGCGGCGTTGGTCTGA
- a CDS encoding MarR family transcriptional regulator: MGIADDAVEIRAQGWRTLAALHGLIETSLERALQAGHDLSVVEYTVLDALSRQHGWHMRMSQLARAAALSGSATTRLVTRLEQRGLLTRILCADDRRGIYTELTPAGSELLGQARPTHDRVLGDALAEAEATPELAPLVDALHRLPAAR, from the coding sequence ATGGGCATCGCCGATGACGCCGTCGAAATCCGTGCGCAGGGTTGGCGCACCCTGGCCGCCCTGCACGGGCTGATCGAGACGTCCCTGGAGCGGGCCCTGCAGGCCGGCCACGACCTGTCCGTCGTCGAATACACGGTCCTCGACGCGCTCTCGCGCCAGCACGGCTGGCACATGCGGATGAGTCAGCTCGCCCGCGCCGCGGCGCTCTCCGGCAGCGCCACCACCCGCCTGGTCACCCGCCTGGAGCAGCGCGGTCTGCTCACCCGCATCCTCTGCGCCGACGACCGGCGCGGCATCTACACCGAGCTGACCCCGGCCGGCTCCGAGTTGCTCGGCCAGGCCCGGCCCACCCACGACCGGGTGCTCGGTGACGCGCTCGCCGAGGCGGAGGCCACCCCTGAGCTGGCACCGCTGGTCGACGCCCTGCACCGGCTGCCAGCCGCCCGCTGA